In Penaeus vannamei isolate JL-2024 chromosome 15, ASM4276789v1, whole genome shotgun sequence, the following are encoded in one genomic region:
- the LOC113809174 gene encoding uncharacterized protein isoform X3, with the protein MWMAVTSLIVMTLCLTVGQVTSSATDKKTECGLESKGVYIAISSEGEEVDYEYLRWLEVHWFGMVDGQDGDWVGLWSHNPEEDLEVPLEEYKVSTANGSFRTIQRWNGSLIPDDLIGTQDICLPYWVGYVNNGMLAHSSCLMLRPHWLSGLRDSLNDTRLSKVFLPGSHDAGASGHFSRSVIGNIVGRWTFTQDESLWQQLVLGSRYLDMRIAYYNNTQEKFFVNHGEIRIAPLQGYLDNVSAFMDQTDEIVIFDIHGLQLGFDGHPERHEELVKLLEFNFKKWMVPKFLSPDPTLGEIWASGGRLIVTYPSSEGLDSLYFWNNVYHLWGNVNQLADLEAFLYTSVPQEVNRGSLWSSMAELTPTPLDVTLDRWGGLRGAAAITNTPVTQWVREDLWDQVNIVALDFLPASNVVAVAIEANKVKAECVEKQLTDRARRSSIVMGDSVEGDQMCADLVGAGGVGVRVWPSLQASPRGQTNNLQFRLVQINWEAEEVLEGDWIGVFERNPKEPPAGSAESSAPDDGPPGRGAAILWEMPRPLFWETPFSTRGGVTTNVSETRPELAALAMGGCVGHWVGYVRNGLCVAAQCLAAHPQWLWDNKDVLGSRSLRSLMLPGTHNAGSYSVKDTDDVVTAWVVCQDEDIISQLLYGIRYLDLRVGYYPDTPELLWINHDLVRWRPLVEVLGQINAFLTISHDPVLIDIHRMPVGFEHHEAIQLLLSAMNETLGEHFLSERYGSQVTLDQVWATGKRAIFAFADIDVSEEEDWVWPPLPQAWANAQTLEDLRGYLDTQMARRAASPRLWAAMVHLTPTLWDLLLRSHVGVRGMADRANPAVTIWLQKRWAHLANIVASDFFRGNDIVNVAIRTNLALSVCPSSSSHVSSPLRRSTGFRLSVLPRKLSNPIWETIKNFEEDLPHTSSAPRLSTQPSLLMSFTSTTPPFQRITTSSPPDVTTPPYQRVTTPPYQRVTQAPHHRSHGTFSSGTRARTTTPPATTSPSPSTASPSSSPSPSVSSPAPPLLTKRIREDNSIPEGLEPQKPVPESIDLSLISPIHSILDLFGFDTTDISSERQQQDAGLGGTSSNQETMTADDETEKDSITTTGDASGQRAEDNSTDDQPIVVSLLNDQPIMTSSSTLISRVKPTTSQPLPDRPLLPSSGGAGQANVSIKQGSRQGAA; encoded by the exons ATGTGG ATGGCAGTTACGTCATTAATCGTGATGACCTTGTGTCTCACTGTGGGTCAGGTCACCAGCTCTGCGACGGACAAGAAAACAG AATGTGGACTTGAAAGCAAAGGCGTGTACATCGCAATATCatcggaaggggaggaggtagattaTGAGTATCTTCGGTGGCTGGAAGTCCATTGGTTTGGCATGGTCGATGGCCAGGACGGCGACTGGGTAGGGCTGTGGAGCCATAACCCGGAAGAAGACCTCGAAGTACCACTGGAAGAGTACAAAGTCTCCACTGCGAACGGGAGCTTCAGGACAATTCAGCGCTGGAATGGAAGCCTCATCCCTGACGACCTGATTGGGACGCAAGATATATGTCTTCCTTACTGGGTCGGTTATGTGAATAATGGAATGTTAGCTCACTCATCTTGCCTGATGTTACGACCGCACTGGCTATCAGGTCTGCGCGACAGTCTGAACGACACGAGGTTATCGAAGGTGTTTCTGCCCGGATCTCACGACGCCGGAGCTTCAGGGCATTTCAGCCGCTCGGTCATCGGGAACATCGTGGGGCGCTGGACCTTCACCCAGGACGAGAGCTTGTGGCAGCAACTGGTGCTTGGCTCCCGCTACTTGGACATGAGGATCGCTTATTACAATAACACGCAGGAAAAGTTTTTCGTTAATCATGGGGAAATTCGAATCGCTCCACTTCAGGGTTATCTCGACAATGTTAGCGCATTCATGGACCAAACCGATGAAATTGTGATATTCGACATCCACGGGTTACAACTTGGGTTTGACGGACATCCTGAACGTCATGAGGAACTGGTAAAACTCCTCGAATTTAATTTCAAGAAATGGATGGTCCCAAAGTTTCTCTCGCCAGACCCGACGCTGGGCGAAATATGGGCGAGCGGCGGGCGGCTGATCGTCACGTACCCGTCCTCAGAAGGCTTAGACTCGCTCTACTTCTGGAATAACGTCTACCACTTGTGGGGCAACGTGAATCAGCTCGCGGATCTAGAAGCGTTCCTTTACACCTCCGTCCCGCAAGAGGTGAATCGCGGGTCCCTGTGGTCTTCCATGGCGGAGCTAACACCGACGCCGCTGGACGTGACGCTTGACCGCTGGGGCGGACTCAGGGGCGCGGCGGCCATCACCAACACGCCTGTCACGCAGTGGGTCAGGGAGGACCTGTGGGACCAAGTCAACATTGTCGCGTTGGACTTCCTTCCCGCGTCCAACGTGGTGGCTGTCGCCATTGAAGCCAACAAGGTGAAGGCAGAATGTGTGGAAAAGCAGCTGACAGACCGCGCCCGGCGATCGTCGATTGTCATGGGGGACTCTGTTGAGGGCGATCAAA TGTGCGCCGACCTTGTGGGTGCCGGaggtgtgggcgtgcgggtgtgGCCCTCGTTGCAGGCGTCGCCGCGCGGACAGACCAACAACCTGCAGTTCCGACTCGTTCAA ATCAactgggaggcggaggaggtgctGGAGGGCGACTGGATCGGCGTGTTTGAGCGGAACCCGAAGGAGCCTCCTGCCGGGTCGGCCGAGTCCTCAGCTCCCGACGATGGGCCTCCGGGCAGGGGCGCCGCGATCCTGTGGGAGATGCCGCGGCCGCTCTTCTGGGAGACGCCCTTCTCCACGAGGGGAGGGGTGACCACCAACGTCTCGGAAACGCGGCCCGAG CTGGCCGCGTTGGCTATGGGCGGCTGTGTCGGCCACTGGGTGGGATACGTGCGCAATGGGCTGTGTGTGGCCGCCCAGTGCCTCGCCGCGCACCCGCAGTGGCTTTGGGATAACAA AGACGTGTTAGGATCCCGTTCCCTGAGGTCCCTCATGCTCCCAGGGACTCACAACGCCGGCTCCTACTCCGTCAAGGACACCGACGACGTTGTGACAGCCTGGGTGGTGTGTCAGGACGAGGACATCATCAGCCAGCTCCTCTACGGTATCAG GTATCTGGACCTGCGTGTGGGATACTACCCTGACACCCCGGAGCTCCTGTGGATCAACCACGACCTGGTCCGGTGGCGCCCCCTGGTGGAGGTGCTCGGACAGATCAACGCGTTCCTGACCATCTCGCACGACCCGGTCCTCATTGACATCCACCGCATGCCCGTGGGGTTTGAGCACCATGAGGCCATCCAGCTCCTCCTGTCTGCCATGAACGAGACTCTTGGAGAACACTTCCTTTCAGAGCGGTATGGGTCGCAGGTGACTCTGGACCAAGTGTGGGCCACGGGGAAGCGGGCCATCTTCGCCTTCGCAGACATCGACGTCTCCGAAGAGGAGGACTGGGTGTGGCCGCCTCTTCCCCAGGCTTGGGCCAATGCTCAGACGCTGGAGGACCTGCGAGGCTACCTTGATACACAGATGGCTCGGCGGGCGGCGTCTCCTAGATTGTGGGCTGCCATGGTgcacctcacgcccaccctctgGGACCTGCTCCTCCGCTCTCATGTgggtgtgcgaggaatggccgacCGCGCCAACCCTGCAGTCACCATCTGGCTGCAGAAGCGATGGGCTCACCTGGCCAATATTGTAGCTTCAGATTTCTTCAGAGGCAATGACATAGTCAATGTTGCTATCAG GACAAACCTAGCTCTGTCTGTGTGCCCTTCGTCTAGTTCTCACGTATCATCTCCGCTGCGAAGGTCTACAGGCTTCAGGCTCTCGGTATTACCAAGAAAATTATCAAATCCAATCTGGGAGACCATCAAAAATTTCGAAGAGGACCTGCCACACACCTCCTCCGCGCCGCGCCTGTCCACCCAACCCTCACTGCTCATGAGCTTCACCTCTACCACGCCTCCGTTCCAAAGGATCACCACCTCTTCACCGCCAGACGTCACCACACCTCCGTACCAGAGAGTCACCACACCTCCATACCAAAGAGTAACCCAAGCTCCTCACCACAGATCGCATGGCACCTTCTCTTCGGGGACACGTGCGAGGACCACCACCCCTCCCGCAACAACCTCACCTTCTCCTTCGAccgcctcaccttcctcctcgccttccccgtCAGTTTCCTCGCCAGCTCCTCCTTTACTCACCAAGAGGATCCGCGAAGACAACAGCATTCCTGAGGGCCTCGAACCCCAGAAACCCGTGCCCGAGTCCATCGACTTGTCTTTAATTTCTCCCATACATTCGATATTAGACTTATTTGGCTTCGACACCACAGATATAAGTTCTGAGAGGCAACAGCAAGACGCAGGACTCGGAGGAACATCGTCTAACCAGGAAACGATGACAGCTGATGACGAAACAGAAAAAGATTCTATCACGACGACTGGCGATGCGAGCGGGCAAAGGGCTGAGGATAACTCAACCGACGATCAGCCAATAGTTGTAAGTCTCCTAAACGATCAGCCTATCATGACCTCTTCCTCGACCCTAATATCTCGTGTTAAACCAACTACCTCGCAGCCGCTCCCGGACAGACCCTTGTTACCGTCATCAGGAGGTGCAGGTCAAGCGAATGTCTCGATAAAACAGGGGAGCCGGCAGGGTGCCGCGTAA
- the LOC113809174 gene encoding uncharacterized protein isoform X4 yields MAVTSLIVMTLCLTVGQVTSSATDKKTECGLESKGVYIAISSEGEEVDYEYLRWLEVHWFGMVDGQDGDWVGLWSHNPEEDLEVPLEEYKVSTANGSFRTIQRWNGSLIPDDLIGTQDICLPYWVGYVNNGMLAHSSCLMLRPHWLSGLRDSLNDTRLSKVFLPGSHDAGASGHFSRSVIGNIVGRWTFTQDESLWQQLVLGSRYLDMRIAYYNNTQEKFFVNHGEIRIAPLQGYLDNVSAFMDQTDEIVIFDIHGLQLGFDGHPERHEELVKLLEFNFKKWMVPKFLSPDPTLGEIWASGGRLIVTYPSSEGLDSLYFWNNVYHLWGNVNQLADLEAFLYTSVPQEVNRGSLWSSMAELTPTPLDVTLDRWGGLRGAAAITNTPVTQWVREDLWDQVNIVALDFLPASNVVAVAIEANKVKAECVEKQLTDRARRSSIVMGDSVEGDQMCADLVGAGGVGVRVWPSLQASPRGQTNNLQFRLVQINWEAEEVLEGDWIGVFERNPKEPPAGSAESSAPDDGPPGRGAAILWEMPRPLFWETPFSTRGGVTTNVSETRPELAALAMGGCVGHWVGYVRNGLCVAAQCLAAHPQWLWDNKDVLGSRSLRSLMLPGTHNAGSYSVKDTDDVVTAWVVCQDEDIISQLLYGIRYLDLRVGYYPDTPELLWINHDLVRWRPLVEVLGQINAFLTISHDPVLIDIHRMPVGFEHHEAIQLLLSAMNETLGEHFLSERYGSQVTLDQVWATGKRAIFAFADIDVSEEEDWVWPPLPQAWANAQTLEDLRGYLDTQMARRAASPRLWAAMVHLTPTLWDLLLRSHVGVRGMADRANPAVTIWLQKRWAHLANIVASDFFRGNDIVNVAIRTNLALSVCPSSSSHVSSPLRRSTGFRLSVLPRKLSNPIWETIKNFEEDLPHTSSAPRLSTQPSLLMSFTSTTPPFQRITTSSPPDVTTPPYQRVTTPPYQRVTQAPHHRSHGTFSSGTRARTTTPPATTSPSPSTASPSSSPSPSVSSPAPPLLTKRIREDNSIPEGLEPQKPVPESIDLSLISPIHSILDLFGFDTTDISSERQQQDAGLGGTSSNQETMTADDETEKDSITTTGDASGQRAEDNSTDDQPIVVSLLNDQPIMTSSSTLISRVKPTTSQPLPDRPLLPSSGGAGQANVSIKQGSRQGAA; encoded by the exons ATGGCAGTTACGTCATTAATCGTGATGACCTTGTGTCTCACTGTGGGTCAGGTCACCAGCTCTGCGACGGACAAGAAAACAG AATGTGGACTTGAAAGCAAAGGCGTGTACATCGCAATATCatcggaaggggaggaggtagattaTGAGTATCTTCGGTGGCTGGAAGTCCATTGGTTTGGCATGGTCGATGGCCAGGACGGCGACTGGGTAGGGCTGTGGAGCCATAACCCGGAAGAAGACCTCGAAGTACCACTGGAAGAGTACAAAGTCTCCACTGCGAACGGGAGCTTCAGGACAATTCAGCGCTGGAATGGAAGCCTCATCCCTGACGACCTGATTGGGACGCAAGATATATGTCTTCCTTACTGGGTCGGTTATGTGAATAATGGAATGTTAGCTCACTCATCTTGCCTGATGTTACGACCGCACTGGCTATCAGGTCTGCGCGACAGTCTGAACGACACGAGGTTATCGAAGGTGTTTCTGCCCGGATCTCACGACGCCGGAGCTTCAGGGCATTTCAGCCGCTCGGTCATCGGGAACATCGTGGGGCGCTGGACCTTCACCCAGGACGAGAGCTTGTGGCAGCAACTGGTGCTTGGCTCCCGCTACTTGGACATGAGGATCGCTTATTACAATAACACGCAGGAAAAGTTTTTCGTTAATCATGGGGAAATTCGAATCGCTCCACTTCAGGGTTATCTCGACAATGTTAGCGCATTCATGGACCAAACCGATGAAATTGTGATATTCGACATCCACGGGTTACAACTTGGGTTTGACGGACATCCTGAACGTCATGAGGAACTGGTAAAACTCCTCGAATTTAATTTCAAGAAATGGATGGTCCCAAAGTTTCTCTCGCCAGACCCGACGCTGGGCGAAATATGGGCGAGCGGCGGGCGGCTGATCGTCACGTACCCGTCCTCAGAAGGCTTAGACTCGCTCTACTTCTGGAATAACGTCTACCACTTGTGGGGCAACGTGAATCAGCTCGCGGATCTAGAAGCGTTCCTTTACACCTCCGTCCCGCAAGAGGTGAATCGCGGGTCCCTGTGGTCTTCCATGGCGGAGCTAACACCGACGCCGCTGGACGTGACGCTTGACCGCTGGGGCGGACTCAGGGGCGCGGCGGCCATCACCAACACGCCTGTCACGCAGTGGGTCAGGGAGGACCTGTGGGACCAAGTCAACATTGTCGCGTTGGACTTCCTTCCCGCGTCCAACGTGGTGGCTGTCGCCATTGAAGCCAACAAGGTGAAGGCAGAATGTGTGGAAAAGCAGCTGACAGACCGCGCCCGGCGATCGTCGATTGTCATGGGGGACTCTGTTGAGGGCGATCAAA TGTGCGCCGACCTTGTGGGTGCCGGaggtgtgggcgtgcgggtgtgGCCCTCGTTGCAGGCGTCGCCGCGCGGACAGACCAACAACCTGCAGTTCCGACTCGTTCAA ATCAactgggaggcggaggaggtgctGGAGGGCGACTGGATCGGCGTGTTTGAGCGGAACCCGAAGGAGCCTCCTGCCGGGTCGGCCGAGTCCTCAGCTCCCGACGATGGGCCTCCGGGCAGGGGCGCCGCGATCCTGTGGGAGATGCCGCGGCCGCTCTTCTGGGAGACGCCCTTCTCCACGAGGGGAGGGGTGACCACCAACGTCTCGGAAACGCGGCCCGAG CTGGCCGCGTTGGCTATGGGCGGCTGTGTCGGCCACTGGGTGGGATACGTGCGCAATGGGCTGTGTGTGGCCGCCCAGTGCCTCGCCGCGCACCCGCAGTGGCTTTGGGATAACAA AGACGTGTTAGGATCCCGTTCCCTGAGGTCCCTCATGCTCCCAGGGACTCACAACGCCGGCTCCTACTCCGTCAAGGACACCGACGACGTTGTGACAGCCTGGGTGGTGTGTCAGGACGAGGACATCATCAGCCAGCTCCTCTACGGTATCAG GTATCTGGACCTGCGTGTGGGATACTACCCTGACACCCCGGAGCTCCTGTGGATCAACCACGACCTGGTCCGGTGGCGCCCCCTGGTGGAGGTGCTCGGACAGATCAACGCGTTCCTGACCATCTCGCACGACCCGGTCCTCATTGACATCCACCGCATGCCCGTGGGGTTTGAGCACCATGAGGCCATCCAGCTCCTCCTGTCTGCCATGAACGAGACTCTTGGAGAACACTTCCTTTCAGAGCGGTATGGGTCGCAGGTGACTCTGGACCAAGTGTGGGCCACGGGGAAGCGGGCCATCTTCGCCTTCGCAGACATCGACGTCTCCGAAGAGGAGGACTGGGTGTGGCCGCCTCTTCCCCAGGCTTGGGCCAATGCTCAGACGCTGGAGGACCTGCGAGGCTACCTTGATACACAGATGGCTCGGCGGGCGGCGTCTCCTAGATTGTGGGCTGCCATGGTgcacctcacgcccaccctctgGGACCTGCTCCTCCGCTCTCATGTgggtgtgcgaggaatggccgacCGCGCCAACCCTGCAGTCACCATCTGGCTGCAGAAGCGATGGGCTCACCTGGCCAATATTGTAGCTTCAGATTTCTTCAGAGGCAATGACATAGTCAATGTTGCTATCAG GACAAACCTAGCTCTGTCTGTGTGCCCTTCGTCTAGTTCTCACGTATCATCTCCGCTGCGAAGGTCTACAGGCTTCAGGCTCTCGGTATTACCAAGAAAATTATCAAATCCAATCTGGGAGACCATCAAAAATTTCGAAGAGGACCTGCCACACACCTCCTCCGCGCCGCGCCTGTCCACCCAACCCTCACTGCTCATGAGCTTCACCTCTACCACGCCTCCGTTCCAAAGGATCACCACCTCTTCACCGCCAGACGTCACCACACCTCCGTACCAGAGAGTCACCACACCTCCATACCAAAGAGTAACCCAAGCTCCTCACCACAGATCGCATGGCACCTTCTCTTCGGGGACACGTGCGAGGACCACCACCCCTCCCGCAACAACCTCACCTTCTCCTTCGAccgcctcaccttcctcctcgccttccccgtCAGTTTCCTCGCCAGCTCCTCCTTTACTCACCAAGAGGATCCGCGAAGACAACAGCATTCCTGAGGGCCTCGAACCCCAGAAACCCGTGCCCGAGTCCATCGACTTGTCTTTAATTTCTCCCATACATTCGATATTAGACTTATTTGGCTTCGACACCACAGATATAAGTTCTGAGAGGCAACAGCAAGACGCAGGACTCGGAGGAACATCGTCTAACCAGGAAACGATGACAGCTGATGACGAAACAGAAAAAGATTCTATCACGACGACTGGCGATGCGAGCGGGCAAAGGGCTGAGGATAACTCAACCGACGATCAGCCAATAGTTGTAAGTCTCCTAAACGATCAGCCTATCATGACCTCTTCCTCGACCCTAATATCTCGTGTTAAACCAACTACCTCGCAGCCGCTCCCGGACAGACCCTTGTTACCGTCATCAGGAGGTGCAGGTCAAGCGAATGTCTCGATAAAACAGGGGAGCCGGCAGGGTGCCGCGTAA